TTGTTTTTCGAGCGGGAGGAGGGGTCAGGACTcggtgagggggaaaaaaaggggacCAACAGCTTCTAGGTCCCAGGGGCTGGGGATCCCCGAGCACAGtagtgggaggggaaaaaaagacaaaatttctgAGGGGCGCCGGCTGCAGGCTCATTTCTTTAGGCTACACCATCGGCCGGCACGCGCAAGTGGGAGTAGTGGTGGTCCAGCCGGTGGCGTCCGGCACCCCTCACCTGCCAGCCCTTCGTCCTGTCCTTTCCTcgagcccccagcccctccagccTGACTTTTCCTGAGCCTGCCCTGTGCCCCGCCCCCGCGCCTCAGCCAAGAGCCGCGCACGCAGCTACTCACTCTTCCTGTGTCTCAGGACTCTCACTtctagggaaggagaggagagaagcgaCAGCGAAgttaggggagggagggggctggggtgagGCCAGGACAGCAGGGAAAGCGGGAGGAGGGGACGGAGGGAGATGCCCAGGGAGGCCGGGGAGAGGAGGAACTTTGCGGTCCATCTGCCCCTGGCTCAGGCTGTGCTGGGGCTCCACAAGGGTGGTCTGCTCAGTTCTCAGCTTTGTTGGTGCCCTGAGAGCTGGGTTGGGCTGCCATGGGCCCTGGCCCCCCTCACCAGGGCCTCAGTCTTGGCATTGGTTGGGATAGGGCACCCAGCCCAGGCTCTGCTGCAAAGGGGTGTCTGGAGAAGCCCAGAGTccgtttttcttctcttcttagcTTCAGCCTTGCTCCACATTGCCAAGGGAAGACACTGACCCCAAAGCTGGAGGTGCAACTGATGGTAAACATGCTACCATGGCTCCAGTCTGAAGGGGCTGTGGCTCCATAGGTACCCAAGGTGCCCAGGCTGGCCCTACCTGGAATCCTACTGCAGCCTCATGTCCTAGTCAGGGAGATGAAGCTTTGGATGGTGGTTTTAACCATGATCCTGGCGCTTAGTGGCTGGGTGAGGAAGGCATCTCCGCCACCCACCAAGGCTGGAATGGAAGCATCAGCACCCAGATACCACCTCCTGGGCCTGCTGGGGCCCTGACATGCAGGGGGGCCCACATTTCAGAAAAGAAGCCTGGGAATCCTGGTCATTGGTCTAGCTGTTTAAAAAGTATGATGCTCGGGGGTGTCACCAGGAAGGGGAGGGCAGGGTATGATGGACAGCTGGCCTTGTACCCCATAGTTAGGCCTGGGATGTATAATGGCTAGCTTGGGAGAACAAGAGAAAGTGGCCAAGAGTGGAAGAGACACTCCGCAGAAATATGGGGCAGGAAGAAGTCTGCCCAGCAACCCTGCCTCCTTGAAGCTAATTCTACTTCTCCAAGCTTCCCTCTAGCACCAGCCTGCCACCAGAGCTGGGAGGCCTTCCCTACTGGGCCAGAGGCAGCAGACAGGACCAAAGAGGGCAGGGGACTTGACCCAGATCACACAGCACAGTCCTGCTCTGACAAGACCTAAAGCAACTCCGAGCCTTCCCTTAGGGTCAAGTCCTCATTGGGTAGGGGCTGCAGAAAGATCAAGTAGGTAAAGAGGAAGCACCGGGACAGtggcagctgggggagggggtggtctaGGTTTCCCTCCCCGTTCAGGGCCAGCGCCGCCCTCCACCCCTCAACCTGCCCCTACTCACTGCCAGTGGAGGAAGAGGAGCGACGCTGCCCGCAGCCTGGGCCCGAGCCGTCGACGGGCAGAGGCGGAGCAGGCGGCGGCGAGCTCAAGGCCtcgggcaggggcgggggcgggggcggtgggggcagCTCCCTGGACGCTTTGGGGTCCGCGCCACAGCCGTTGTGCACGTGGTTTCCCGGGAGCAGCGCCGCCTGCGGGGGAGCCGAGGGGCCAGCGAGTGAGACGCAGGCTGCCAGGCCGGGTCCCGGGCGGCCGGCGGGCGCGGGCTGGCGGGCACGCACCTCCTCGCTGTGCGCCATGCCCGGGCGTGCGACCAGCGGCTCCCCCGGGTGGCGGCCCAGCTGGCGGTAGTAGTCCCCCGTGCTGGGCTGCTTGCTGAAGGCGCGGGGCTTGCGTCCGGAGTCCTGCCTCCGCAGCCCGTTGCGGCCGTCGCGGGGCTGCGGGAAGACAACGGGCGGAGTGAGCCCTGGGCACTCGTTCCTTACGCCTCCCGGCGCTTCACCTTCCGGGGGCTCACGGTCCCCGACCCTTCTGTTCCCAGAGCGAGGATTGGGGCGAAGGTACCGGGGGCCTCGGTGAAAGGGCAGGCCCGGTTGGCCGGACAGGGAGGGGTTCTGGGCGCGGGCCAAGGGGCGCAGGAGCCCCTACGGAGGCTAGAAGGGGCGGGCCCGGGGGCGGGGTGACCCAGCCCGAACGCCAGGGTGGGGGCGAAGCAGGGGTAGCTCCCGGCCTCCGCCGCACAGCGGCCCCCAGACGGGCCCCCGCGCGCCTCTCTTGCAGGGGTCCCAAGCTGAGGAAGCCCACTCGAGAGCCCGCGTTCTGGGCGTTCCTGTTTGCCCAGGGACCTCGGCGGGCCGGCCTGGGACCGCGTCTGCTCCTACCTGCGATCGTGCCCGTGGCCCCCCGCTTGTGCACCTGGCGGCGGGGGCGTTGTAGACCCGACACCTGCGCTACCTGATCCCTCCTCTCAGGTTACAGCCCGGCCCGCCTGCCCGACCGCGCCCTCCAGCGCCTAAGAGCTCTGTCGGCCTGACATCACCTAGAGCCTGCCAATCCCCGGCCGAACCCCCCAAACAGCCGGGAATGCCATGGGGAAGGGGGATGGCCAACTGCTGGGCCAAACCTGGCCGCCGCGCCTACCCCGCTGGCTAGATGTGGTCTTGCCCCCGCTGCATCTCTCTCCCTCCGCTCCGCGCTGAGCACCCCAGCCTCCATCCGCCAGAGAAAATTCTGACCTCACTGTGGGCACCCCCATGTTTGGCCCCCCGGAGTTCCGGGTCACGCTCCCGCTCTTCCCCTCCCGCATCTGGAAACCATCGCGGTCTGCGTAAGGGACACCTACAGTCGCGCCGGAGACTCGGATTTCAGGGGCGTCAGGGCGGGTTCGGGTGACAGCGTGGGCGTCCCGCCCCGTCGCAGCCGACCCCCACAAAGCCCAGCCAGGGAAGAAAGACAGGAGGCGGAGGGGCCAAAGGCCAAGTCACTTAGCAGGGGCTGTCCTCTGCCCCACCCTCAGTCCGAGCGTCCCCACGGTGGCCCCGGACCCTCCGAGCCCCACCCGGCCGGGCTCACGTTGCAAGGAAACGCGACACCGCAGGATTCGTTTTCTCGGCCGGCCTATCCCCTAGGCGCCCCCTGCAGCCCCGAGGCGCGGACGCCGCGACCCTGCTACTGCCCGCGGTCGGGGAAAAAGCCACGGCGGGGGGCGCGGAGCACACAAAGAGCCCTTTGTGGAGCGGCCCAGCGCCTGCCTCTGGGCACGCACACACCCGGGAGGGGCACGGGACCGCGCTGTCCTGGTGCTCTGGCTCGGGGGAGCGGAGGGGAGGGAGCGCAGGCCGGGCCACCAGTCCTGCGGCTGGGGGCTGAGAGCAGAGCCCACCAGCTTGGCCGGGAAAGTCCAGTGGCCCAAGGCACCCTGCAGGCCTCTCCTGGGCCCCTTCCACCTTCTGGAGATGAAAGGGGAAGCCACTGAGGGCCTGGTCTGAGGTGGCAAGAAGTGGGTAGGAGGGTGGTGGCCTTGCAGGGACTgtgtccttcccttcccccacccggTGGTTGTGTGACCTAGGTCACCTGTGGGAGCTGATTACTGAGCTTGGCTCTGGAGAGCTTACCTTGGTCTTGAGAGAGAACTACAAGGTCAAGGCTCCCACAGGACCTTAGCAGGGGCTCTATTCTTTACCCCAGACTCAGTCACCTGGGGTCTCAGGGGCCCTCCCCTCTCAGACCAGCCTGGTTTTCTCCTCTTGGGCAGAACTCCAGGGCTCCCTCTGGGCCTCCGCGCTGCCCAGGACTCTCAGAGATGTCCACGCCAGCCCTCTGTACCTTCCCTGCTCCAAAGCCTCAGCCAGGATCCTCTAGGCCCTGCATCATGGGTCCCTGACACTCAGAGCACCCCCTGAACTCAGCCCCTTCTCACTAGCTTGCTTCTCCCCAGGGAGAGACCCCATCTTAGGATCAGCTTGTCTATTCACCTGGGAGCTGAAGCCCCAAACTGGGGAGCCAGCCTCCTTATTAacccctgcctccagcccccACTGCTGAGGGTGCTGAACCCTACTGGTGCGCCTTCCTGGTGCTCCCTTCCACCCTCCTCAGATCCTCACCTTCACTACTGCCTGCCTCTCCCACCTGGAAGACACTCCCTTGGGAGCCATTCTCCCCCTGTGCCCAGAGCTGGGTACATGTAGGTCTGTGGGGAGGCAGTTTACACGTATTCTCTGCCATCTCCAAGAGCACCCTGCTCCTCTGGGCAAGATGGGGTGAGGATCCAGCTCCTGAGAGGCATGGCTATCAGGGTATACGTTCCTTCATGCCTCTCCTGCTCCCCATCTCCCCAAAGGGTGGTAGCTATGTCTTCCTTGTCTCCCTGTCTCCAGCATCCAGCCCTGGGTCACCATGGAACTGAGCAGAAGTTTTGACTCCTGAACAGACCATTGGACCAGGACCCCCATCTCTCACCCTGTACTCACGAGATGGGCTAGCCGTTGGCCTCCACCATCCCCCATCAGCCCACACTCAGATCTGGAGGGAGGCAGGCTGTGTGTGGGGGGATTTCACTACCTCCTTCTTGAAGGCCTCGGTCTCCACATGTCGGAGTTTGTTCTTCGTCTGCAGGTAGATGTCAGCTGCCTGTAGCCCTTCCGGGGGCTTGGGagctgggaagcctggcgggggtgggggcagctgggtgcctgggggcgggggtggtggagGGAATCcgggtggtggcggtggtgctTTGGTTTTCTCCACCTTGCCACGGGGCAGGTCTGGCTCTGGGCTCAGCATGTCCATGTAGCTCTGTATGTCTGCTGCTCTTGGGCTGGGAACCcctgagagggagggaaagatgggttGGGGAGTTTCCAGAAAGGCTGACCCCTGGCTGGAGACCCCTCTTCTGCCTGGAAATGACCTGCCACTGGGGGAGGCTGGCTCCAGTGGAGCTTGGCATGCATGGCTCCATTGTGGGTCCACCATcaccctggccctgcccacccGCAGCCCTGCACTGTGCTCAGGTTGGAGGGGAGCTGGCCGAGGGTCTGGGCTCCAGGATGGGCTTACAGGGCAGAGCCACCTGGAGGGCAGAGGGGTGGCTCCTCAGGACAGATCTGGCAGGGCAGGTGGCAGGAGTCTGGACGGCCACACCCCAGCTTTGCAGGGTGACCGTCAGCTCTGCAGGCTACCACCTGGCGGCCTGAATCCGGCATCACACCTAAGCTAGGGCGTGGTCAGCATGTGTGGACATACGTGCCTGGCTTCTGCCTGTGTGCATTCATGTGTGTTCATGAATGTGTGTAAATCCTTCTTTGTACTTATGAATATGTTTGCATTAGACCTGGGGTCTATGAGTGTGTGCAGGTAGTATAGGTGCACACAGGTAGTATACACATAGGTGCATATATCATATTTATAGATTGTGTGTACACGTGTATAAGTGTGCACTCGAGTGTGGGCAGGCACGTGTAATGTCTGGGGAACTTGTGTGAACAAGGATGAATTGTAAGTGGGGTGCATGTAGCTTCTGTGGGTGGGAGGGTACCTGTGGATGTACAGGCATGTTTGTGATGGACACACACAAGCATGAGCGTCCCCTGTCCTCACCAGAAGCAGCGTCCCCTCCTGGTGACCTGGGCAGTCTCCAGTGTTAGCCACGGGCACAGTAGGTCCAGGGATGGCCCTGAGGGCCCCCTGGGCTGGCTCTCATctgctccccctcccacctcctccaggccCACTCACCATGCACAGAGCGCTGGCCCTTGACGCTGGAGTGGCCAGAGGAGCAGGAGTCGTAGTTGGAGAGGGTACTGGTGGGCGAGCTGAGGTCAAAGTTCGGCGGCTGGACTGACATAGTGGTATTGGGAGAGGACATGCCTGAGTCAGGCTGCTTGGTCTCCAGGTCAGCGGATGGATCCCGGGACAGTACGCGGTGCTCCACACTCTGAGTGGGAGAGGAGGCCGTAAGGGCAATCCCGCCCCAAAGACCAGCACACTCTGGGCCAGGGTCCTGCCGTGTGACCTCGGTCAAGCCACTTGCCTTTCTGGGCTCCCTTCCTCGTCATGAGAAGGTCGCTTCTCAGGTTCTTCCAGGCTGAGATTCAAACCGAGCCCCCCAACAGCAGGACTGTGGGTTCCTGGGAAACTCCCAGCCCTGGTTGGTCTCAGCTCAGGGGTTGGGGACTGCCAGAAGAGAGGGTTGTGGGCTGGACCCCAAGCAAGGGCACCCATGGCATCAGCCTTCCCCTTTCTCATCAGCGGGCAGAGGGCCCAGGCTCCAGTGCAGCAAGGGGGCATAGGCACTGAATGGGTAAGAACATCTGAGCAGCTGGGGATAGGGGATGGGTGCAGAGCACCCACAACTTGCAGGAAAGACTGATCCCCCAGGATGGGCCAGCAACCCCCATCTCCCCCTGCTGGCCTGGAGCAAACTCCATCACCAGCCCAGTCCCAGTCTCCTCATGGAGCCCTTGGGGAAAGGTGGGGCCTGGGGTGGCCCAGCTGAGCTGGGGGAGATCAGCCTGAGCTCAGCCATCCCCCACCACTGCCTCTGCCCCTGCCCATGGCCTGACCCTCCCGCCTGGGAGCAGGCTAGGGTGGGGGCTCTGCTTACGTTGCCCATGCTGGCCCTGCTGCCGGCAAGACTGCTGCTTGTTCGCTCGCTGCCTCCTGCACAGGCCTGCTACTCCCTGCCCTGAGCCCCCTCCCTGCCTGAGAAGTGTCACAGGCCCCCTGGGAATGGTAGGCAGGCCTGGCACCAGGTAACAGCTCAGCGGCCACGCTCATTGGCCCCGTAATTAGGGGCTCTGCAGGAGTGTTTGCCTTTTCTGGGCCAGTATCCTCCATGGCTTGGATCTGTCACACCACAGCTGGGCCTGCCTAGTGAGGGGACCAGCGTCTCCCCAGCCCACCTGGTTCAGCGGGGCCAGGCTCTGTTGCCTAAGCCATGAGCCATGGGGAACCATAGGAGCTGGGCTGGGGTGGCAGCCTAAAGCTGCCAGCCTTCCTTGGCTGGCAGCAGTGGGCACCCAGCAGGGGTGCCCAGCCCTGACCTGTGGATAACAGAGGTTAGGGGCAAAGGCTTTGCAGCCTGGAGGGTGATGGTTTCAAATTTCATCTCCCCCACTTACTAGCTCCATGCATGACCTTTCTGTCCCTTGTCCTTTCTGTCTGCACCTAAAACTCTTTATCTGTAAGTGGGAATAACAGTACTTCCTGCCTCATTATAttgcaacaaatattttaaaagttagtgaAGTGCCAGTGCATGGTAGCCAGTAAATACCATATGTGTcaactgaaaatattaataaacagtgCATATTAACTGTGATTACACTGTAAAGCACTAGGCAGGGTACCTACTGCAGTCAGAATTCAAGGAGTGGTTCCTGTTTGCTCATTGCCTGCAGCCAAAGCTTCCATTACGAGGCactgttcccccccccccccaaacaatTTCAGATGTTCTCAGTGGAAAGGAGCCCACCCCAGTGCAGAAATGCCCTTCACATTGTGCACTTCTGCTTGTACACCCCAGTGACAGGTTGCACTACCTGAAGCATCACTACTTTCCCTGGGTGGCCCTTTCTCGGTGTGGGGTGAGTTCTTCCTCGGGACCGGAGCAGTCTCTGACACCTGGGCCTTGCTGTGCTCTGAGGTCCCCAGAACCAGGGTGTCCCCATGTGCTCGAAGGCAGGGCATGCAGTGCTCTGGGCAAGAGGCCATTGACCCTCTTTCCCCTAGCCTCATTTCACAGCTCCTCTCATGGCCAAGCTGTCCCTTCTGAAGATGCCTGTGAAACCAGccctctttcctcccctcctgcACCAGATGAGGCAGAGCCCTGGACTGGGAGCCACCCACACCTGAGCTCAAGTCCCAGTGGGTTAGTTCATGGCTTTGTaaccataataaaataatttaaaaagagtaaCACAGCTTTGCAATTATGAAGTAGCCATGCAGTGAGCAAACATGTAGAATAGTGATGAAGACCGGGATCTCCAGGTTAGGCCACTGGGTCTCCCCAAAACTCAGTTTacccacctgtgaaatggggacattAGCATTTCCTACCTCAGAGGATGGTACGTATGTGTGGAcgcactcagttgtgcccaactatttgcaaccccatggactgtgaagaGTCCACTGCAACCCCcggtgcactgtagcccaccaggctcctctgttcatgagatttcccaggcaaggacactggagtaggttgccatttccttctccaggggattttgccactcagggatcaaacccatgcctcttgcaattggcaggcggattctttacctctgagccaccagggaagtccctggggggtggggtggtgagaGTTAAATGGATGTATGTGCatgttagtcgcttcagtcatatctgactctttgcgaccccatggactatagccccccaggctcctctgtccgtaggattctccaggaaagaatattggagtaggttgccatgcccttctccaggggatcttcctgacccagggatcaaacccgcaactcttacttctgcactggcaggcaggttctttaccactagcaccacctgagaagcctgagaGTTAAATGAGCTACTTAATACCTGGGGCAGGTGAATGCACTTTACTGTTCCCACTGTGAGTAAGTGTCGTTTATCCGAGCCTTGGGTCTCATCAGGATGAGGCTGGTCCTCTTTCCCCCGATATTTTTGCCTCCATCCCCTCACTCCCCAGTGGTCCTGGGCTGAGAGGTCATGTGGGGTAGTGGTCTAGGACACTTATTCCTGTGACCTCGGGCAAGGGCTTCACTTTCTTGAACCTCAGCTTCTTCCGTGGCAAAAGGGGTAACAACACGTACTCCTTAGggaaggtgggggcagggtggaggggggTGCAATGACACGGTGGATGGGGGGAACAGTGCCCTGGGCGTACCAGGTTCTCCACGGTGCGCAGGTAACGGGTGCAGTGGCTGTGGCCGTTGTAGTCCGCGAGGTCGGCGGCCGTGTACCCGTCGCGGTCGCGGACGTCCAGCTCCGCGCCGTTCACTACCAGGATCTGGCAGCACTGCAGGGGCGCGCAGTGAGGACCCCTGGCTCATAGCCGGGACCTCGGCACGCGGGCAGAGCTGTGCGACGAGCGTGGCGCCAGCAGAGGGCGCCCGCCCCTCCCGCTCTCGCCTGGCCTCCGGGCCACGCCCCGGgcccgcccgcgccccgccctCACCTCCAGCTCCCCGTTCTCGGCGGCGTCATGCAGCGGGGTCCCGCCCCACAGGTCGGCAGCGATCTCGCCGCCGTGCAACAGGAGCCAGCTGAGCACTTTGGCGTGGCCGCGGCTGGCCGCGAAATGCATGGCCGTGGCGCCATCCTTGTCTTTCTCCGACAGGCTCACGTCGGTGCAGCTCACCTGGAAGAGAGGGGGCGGGGCAGAGAGGGGCGGGGACTGGGCTCCAGCGCCCCTATCCCCGCCCCCGTCCCGTACAGGCCCCGCCTCCCCGGGCCCCGCCCCGACGTGTCCCCGAGCTCACCAGCCACACGATGACCGAGATGTGGCCCATCTGCGCTGCGGCGTGCAGCGGGGTCATGCCATCTTGGGCGCTCAGGTGCGGGTCCGCGTCGCACTCCTGCACCAGGTACTGCGTCACCTCTAGGTGGCCCTCCTGGCACGCCAGGTACAGGGGCGTGGCACCGTTCTTGGTTTGGGCATTCACTCCCCTGCGGAAGACGCAGCACCCACCGTGGGCTCTCAGCGCCCACCCCCCTCCAAAGCCTCCTTCGCCCCTTGACCGCTCCCAGGGAGCCCTGGAGGGTAACTGGAGAAGACCTAGTCGCTGGGCCCGGCCCCCCGACTCCCTCTGGACACAGTCCTGTGCCAGCCTTCCTGGGTGGGGGCCCTCTGGCTTGCTCCCCACCTACCCTTCGCAGCCTCCTTTCTACAGTGCACGTCTAGTGACTGAGCTAGTCTCTGCCCTCAGTAAACAACTCACCTTTTTACCGAGGTCTACAAGGATGCTGTGATCTGGCCTCCCCCTACATTTTCAGCCACATGGACCCACTGTCACTGAGTCCTCGCTGTATGACCTCTGTGTCTTTGATTACGTCCCCCCTCTGACTGAGGATGCTCTTCCCATCTCTCTTGAAGACTcagtacagggacttccctggtgatccagtgactaagactacACACTCCCAAGGCAGGCGGCccagggttccatccttggtcagggaactaaatctctTATACTGCAGCtgagatctggtgcagccaaataaataaataaatacatattttaaaaaagactcagTACAGATCCCTCCTTCACAAGGCTTGTTCCACTACAAGAACAGGCTTTTCCAGCCTCTGTGCCCCATACTGCCCTGGGTTCACTCCATGGGTCACCTGTCATGCCCAGTGGATCAAAACTTGTTTTGGCCTCTGCCGCCCCTAGAAGACTGAACTCCCAGAGGACAGAGTGGTAATGTCACCagataaaac
The Ovis canadensis isolate MfBH-ARS-UI-01 breed Bighorn chromosome 12, ARS-UI_OviCan_v2, whole genome shotgun sequence genome window above contains:
- the ESPN gene encoding espin isoform X1 produces the protein MALEQALQAARQGDLDVLRSLHAARLLQPSLRDPLDALPVHHAARAGKLHCLRFLVEEAGLPAAARARNGATPAHDAAATGHLACLQWLLSQGGCGVHDRDNSGATVLHLAARFGHPEVVNWLLRHGGGNPTMATDTGALPVHYAAAKGDFPSLRLLVRSHPEGVNAQTKNGATPLYLACQEGHLEVTQYLVQECDADPHLSAQDGMTPLHAAAQMGHISVIVWLVSCTDVSLSEKDKDGATAMHFAASRGHAKVLSWLLLHGGEIAADLWGGTPLHDAAENGELECCQILVVNGAELDVRDRDGYTAADLADYNGHSHCTRYLRTVENLSVEHRVLSRDPSADLETKQPDSGMSSPNTTMSVQPPNFDLSSPTSTLSNYDSCSSGHSSVKGQRSVHGVPSPRAADIQSYMDMLSPEPDLPRGKVEKTKAPPPPPGFPPPPPPPGTQLPPPPPGFPAPKPPEGLQAADIYLQTKNKLRHVETEAFKKEPRDGRNGLRRQDSGRKPRAFSKQPSTGDYYRQLGRHPGEPLVARPGMAHSEEAALLPGNHVHNGCGADPKASRELPPPPPPPPLPEALSSPPPAPPLPVDGSGPGCGQRRSSSSTGKVRVLRHRKSTKSFNMMSPTGDNSELLAEIKAGKSLKPTPQSKGLTTVFSGSGQPASQPESPLPPASPAPSRARSPTPPAVGSQPLLNGSVAPAPPATPAPGVQLDVEALIPTYDEQGRPIPEWKRQVMVRKLQLKMQEEEEQRRKEEQEEAWLASMPAWRRDILRKKLEDEREQKRKEEERQKQEEMQREKEQSEKLRTLGYDESKLAPWQRQIILKKGDIAKY
- the ESPN gene encoding espin isoform X3, whose amino-acid sequence is MALEQALQAARQGDLDVLRSLHAARLLQPSLRDPLDALPVHHAARAGKLHCLRFLVEEAGLPAAARARNGATPAHDAAATGHLACLQWLLSQGGCGVHDRDNSGATVLHLAARFGHPEVVNWLLRHGGGNPTMATDTGALPVHYAAAKGDFPSLRLLVRSHPEGVNAQTKNGATPLYLACQEGHLEVTQYLVQECDADPHLSAQDGMTPLHAAAQMGHISVIVWLVSCTDVSLSEKDKDGATAMHFAASRGHAKVLSWLLLHGGEIAADLWGGTPLHDAAENGELECCQILVVNGAELDVRDRDGYTAADLADYNGHSHCTRYLRTVENLSVEHRVLSRDPSADLETKQPDSGMSSPNTTMSVQPPNFDLSSPTSTLSNYDSCSSGHSSVKGQRSVHGVPSPRAADIQSYMDMLSPEPDLPRGKVEKTKAPPPPPGFPPPPPPPGTQLPPPPPGFPAPKPPEGLQAADIYLQTKNKLRHVETEAFKKEPRDGRNGLRRQDSGRKPRAFSKQPSTGDYYRQLGRHPGEPLVARPGMAHSEEAALLPGNHVHNGCGADPKASRELPPPPPPPPLPEALSSPPPAPPLPVDGSGPGCGQRRSSSSTGKVRVLRHRKSTKSFNMMSPTGDNSELLAEIKAGKSLKPTPQSKGLTTVFSGSGQPASQPESPLPPASPAPSRARSPTPPAVGSQPLLNGSVAPAPPATPAPGVQLDVEALIPTYDEQGRPIPEWKRQVMVRKLQLKMQEEEEQRRKEEQEEAWLASMPAWRRDILRKKLEDER
- the ESPN gene encoding espin isoform X2, with the protein product MALEQALQAARQGDLDVLRSLHAARLLQPSLRDPLDALPVHHAARAGKLHCLRFLVEEAGLPAAARARNGATPAHDAAATGHLACLQWLLSQGGCGVHDRDNSGATVLHLAARFGHPEVVNWLLRHGGGNPTMATDTGALPVHYAAAKGDFPSLRLLVRSHPEGVNAQTKNGATPLYLACQEGHLEVTQYLVQECDADPHLSAQDGMTPLHAAAQMGHISVIVWLVSCTDVSLSEKDKDGATAMHFAASRGHAKVLSWLLLHGGEIAADLWGGTPLHDAAENGELECCQILVVNGAELDVRDRDGYTAADLADYNGHSHCTRYLRTVENLSVEHRVLSRDPSADLETKQPDSGMSSPNTTMSVQPPNFDLSSPTSTLSNYDSCSSGHSSVKGQRSVHGVPSPRAADIQSYMDMLSPEPDLPRGKVEKTKAPPPPPGFPPPPPPPGTQLPPPPPGFPAPKPPEGLQAADIYLQTKNKLRHVETEAFKKEPRDGRNGLRRQDSGRKPRAFSKQPSTGDYYRQLGRHPGEPLVARPGMAHSEEAALLPGNHVHNGCGADPKASRELPPPPPPPPLPEALSSPPPAPPLPVDGSGPGCGQRRSSSSTGSTKSFNMMSPTGDNSELLAEIKAGKSLKPTPQSKGLTTVFSGSGQPASQPESPLPPASPAPSRARSPTPPAVGSQPLLNGSVAPAPPATPAPGVQLDVEALIPTYDEQGRPIPEWKRQVMVRKLQLKMQEEEEQRRKEEQEEAWLASMPAWRRDILRKKLEDEREQKRKEEERQKQEEMQREKEQSEKLRTLGYDESKLAPWQRQIILKKGDIAKY
- the ESPN gene encoding espin isoform X4, producing the protein MALEQALQAARQGDLDVLRSLHAARLLQPSLRDPLDALPVHHAARAGKLHCLRFLVEEAGLPAAARARNGATPAHDAAATGHLACLQWLLSQGGCGVHDRDNSGATVLHLAARFGHPEVVNWLLRHGGGNPTMATDTGALPVHYAAAKGDFPSLRLLVRSHPEGVNAQTKNGATPLYLACQEGHLEVTQYLVQECDADPHLSAQDGMTPLHAAAQMGHISVIVWLVSCTDVSLSEKDKDGATAMHFAASRGHAKVLSWLLLHGGEIAADLWGGTPLHDAAENGELECCQILVVNGAELDVRDRDGYTAADLADYNGHSHCTRYLRTVENLSVEHRVLSRDPSADLETKQPDSGMSSPNTTMSVQPPNFDLSSPTSTLSNYDSCSSGHSSVKGQRSVHGVPSPRAADIQSYMDMLSPEPDLPRGKVEKTKAPPPPPGFPPPPPPPGTQLPPPPPGFPAPKPPEGLQAADIYLQTKNKLRHVETEAFKKEPRDGRNGLRRQDSGRKPRAFSKQPSTGDYYRQLGRHPGEPLVARPGMAHSEEAALLPGNHVHNGCGADPKASRELPPPPPPPPLPEALSSPPPAPPLPVDGSGPGCGQRRSSSSTGSTKSFNMMSPTGDNSELLAEIKAGKSLKPTPQSKGLTTVFSGSGQPASQPESPLPPASPAPSRARSPTPPAVGSQPLLNGSVAPAPPATPAPGVQLDVEALIPTYDEQGRPIPEWKRQVMVRKLQLKMQEEEEQRRKEEQEEAWLASMPAWRRDILRKKLEDER